The Planctomycetota bacterium genome includes the window AGCACGGCCTGCGCGCGGGCGATGTGGGTACGGTCGTCCTGGTGCACGAGGGCGGGCGGGGGTACGAGGTGGAGTTTGCCACCCTCGATGGCGAGACGGTGGCGGTGGTGACGCTTGAGGGTTCGCAAGTCCGCCCGATCGGTCGCCACGA containing:
- a CDS encoding DUF4926 domain-containing protein; amino-acid sequence: MVHKEHDLVVLAEDLDEHGLRAGDVGTVVLVHEGGRGYEVEFATLDGETVAVVTLEGSQVRPIGRHEIAHARPVAG